A single Paenibacillus sp. FSL R5-0517 DNA region contains:
- a CDS encoding arabinan endo-1,5-alpha-L-arabinosidase yields MLLLLITGATGCAGEGAGETVSRPVFPEAPQDTQLYDTSILDDESRWTVNNAHDPAIIKTDQGYYVYSTDVRVAGEPKPGVMVRKSDDLIHWTWVGQALPGIPQEALDWTGAVNLWAPDVIQVDDTYRMYYSASSFGSTQSAIGLQTAKSPEGPWTDEGLVVKTLANEQDKLNAIDANPIVDAEGNSWMVYGSFFDGIYIAPLDPDTGKFKDEGYGTRIAARDRATEEGAVEGPYIVYNPEFKKYYLFVSYDSLFEDYNVRVARADSITGPYTDMNGMNMLDTEHLPQYEIGTKILGGYRFTEGEGWVAPGHNSVLKDGDDYYIVHHARGETDKNWPYLHVRKMVWTKDGWPVVSPERYAGETAQDIPKSMIAGEWEGMALDPSVDGQIQAVPYTLTSNGKIKSENGSGTWTFDGQQTLTLTWKESPWGGASIEELKLLPSWDWERSQPTLVLTGLDDRGVAVWGKQISAAEE; encoded by the coding sequence ATGTTGCTGTTGTTGATTACTGGGGCTACGGGATGTGCTGGAGAAGGGGCTGGAGAAACGGTGTCCCGTCCGGTCTTTCCTGAAGCTCCTCAAGATACCCAACTGTATGATACCTCCATATTGGATGACGAGTCCCGTTGGACAGTAAACAATGCACATGATCCGGCCATTATCAAAACAGACCAGGGTTACTACGTCTATTCCACAGACGTTCGTGTAGCGGGAGAACCGAAACCCGGCGTCATGGTACGCAAATCGGATGATCTGATCCACTGGACATGGGTAGGCCAGGCTCTGCCAGGCATTCCCCAAGAAGCGCTGGATTGGACAGGTGCAGTGAACCTGTGGGCGCCGGATGTGATTCAGGTTGATGACACCTATCGGATGTACTATTCGGCATCCAGTTTCGGTAGTACCCAGTCGGCCATTGGTTTGCAGACAGCTAAGTCCCCGGAAGGCCCATGGACAGATGAAGGGCTGGTTGTGAAAACCCTTGCGAATGAACAGGATAAACTGAATGCCATTGATGCCAATCCCATTGTGGATGCCGAGGGCAATTCGTGGATGGTATATGGTTCGTTTTTTGATGGCATCTATATTGCCCCACTCGACCCGGATACCGGAAAGTTCAAGGACGAGGGTTATGGTACCCGCATTGCTGCACGGGATCGTGCAACCGAAGAAGGTGCAGTCGAAGGTCCATACATTGTGTATAACCCGGAGTTCAAAAAGTACTATTTGTTCGTCTCCTATGATTCCTTATTCGAGGACTATAACGTGCGGGTTGCGCGTGCCGATTCAATCACAGGACCGTACACGGACATGAATGGCATGAACATGCTGGATACAGAACATCTGCCTCAATATGAGATCGGCACCAAAATTCTGGGGGGTTATCGCTTCACAGAAGGTGAGGGCTGGGTAGCGCCCGGACATAACTCTGTTCTCAAGGACGGAGACGATTATTATATCGTGCATCATGCACGGGGCGAGACGGATAAAAACTGGCCCTATCTGCATGTACGCAAAATGGTATGGACGAAGGATGGCTGGCCTGTGGTTTCACCTGAACGGTACGCCGGTGAGACTGCCCAGGATATTCCGAAATCCATGATTGCCGGGGAGTGGGAAGGCATGGCGCTTGATCCGTCCGTGGACGGGCAGATTCAGGCAGTGCCTTATACCCTAACAAGCAACGGTAAAATTAAAAGCGAAAATGGTTCTGGAACCTGGACATTTGATGGCCAACAAACATTGACACTGACGTGGAAAGAAAGCCCATGGGGCGGAGCTTCCATAGAAGAGCTGAAGCTGCTCCCGTCCTGGGACTGGGAGCGAAGCCAGCCTACGCTGGTGTTAACAGGCCTCGATGATCGCGGCGTAGCGGTCTGGGGCAAGCAGATTAGCGCAGCGGAGGAGTAA